A stretch of Paludisphaera borealis DNA encodes these proteins:
- a CDS encoding DUF4058 family protein, with amino-acid sequence MPSPFPGMNPWIEQEGIWVDFHAAFIPAIRRQLAQQVLPKYIVLMEEQVSIHEVPASRVRSMRPDLAITRPERGREPRAAVGVAEIEAPYHPSLPEEEVERQPYLEIRDRENRELVTVIELLSPSNKRPGEDRWKDLEKRRAVRRGTAHLVEIDLLRGYPPMPLEDRPECDYSVLVSRAERRPVVDFWPIDVRDRLPVVPIPLRSPDGDAQVDLQAALDQVYDDAGYVHFIYQGNPNPALAPEDAEWAESFLPEVS; translated from the coding sequence ATGCCGTCACCTTTTCCGGGAATGAATCCGTGGATCGAGCAGGAGGGGATCTGGGTCGATTTCCATGCCGCGTTCATCCCTGCGATCCGGCGACAACTCGCTCAGCAGGTTTTGCCGAAATACATCGTCCTGATGGAGGAGCAGGTTTCCATCCATGAGGTGCCGGCTTCTCGTGTTCGGAGCATGCGCCCCGACCTGGCGATCACGCGACCCGAACGCGGGCGAGAGCCTCGCGCCGCGGTGGGCGTCGCGGAGATCGAGGCGCCGTATCATCCGAGTCTGCCGGAAGAAGAGGTTGAGAGGCAACCTTACCTGGAGATCCGCGATCGCGAGAATCGGGAACTGGTGACCGTTATCGAATTGCTCAGTCCATCGAACAAGCGACCCGGCGAGGATCGGTGGAAGGATCTCGAAAAGCGTCGCGCGGTTCGCAGAGGGACCGCTCACCTGGTCGAGATCGACCTACTGCGGGGCTACCCTCCGATGCCGCTCGAAGATCGTCCCGAGTGCGATTACTCCGTCCTCGTCAGCCGCGCCGAACGGCGTCCGGTCGTCGACTTCTGGCCGATCGACGTCCGTGATCGCCTGCCAGTCGTCCCGATCCCGTTGCGATCGCCCGACGGCGACGCCCAGGTCGATCTCCAGGCGGCCCTCGACCAGGTTTACGACGACGCCGGTTACGTTCATTTCATCTATCAGGGGAATCCCAACCCCGCCCTCGCGCCGGAAGACGCGGAATGGGCCGAGTCGTTCCTGCCCGAGGTGTCCTGA
- a CDS encoding DUF1501 domain-containing protein, with protein sequence MSRHKRPQPKHDHGHAFTGFNALEREGLVVASRRNMLKASVAGLAGLGLPDLLELRARASAAGTPVKGRKAVILLWMTGGPSHIDTWDPKPNRPLENRGPFGVIASKLPGVFVCEHLPKQAAMLDKFTIIRSVDAKFSNHEPNKVFQTANLDAEPRLAGPSAEMYPAIASIVAKHHGANQPGIPPYVAFQTSRSHIAYGGHLGRRYDPFIANRAGRLPIYNDVGVDTGKMTEADFFHLPRGLTHDRLKDRRALLTDIDGLRRDLDRSADVEAMGRYGHEAMELLVGRRAQEAFDISNEPEAVRDRYGKHLWCQQALLARRLVEAGVAFVTLDLSYHTASGTWDTHGDNIPPYGGISKGLKPLLPIFDHLITTLVSDLGERGLLDDVLVVAMGEFGRTPLMGTQGSTDGRNHWAVVMSMAMAGGGLRHGQVIGSTESDGGHIKERPVTPGDLAATIYRHMGVPLDATYPDGTGRPRFIVDRGEPIAELF encoded by the coding sequence ATGAGCCGTCACAAACGACCGCAGCCGAAGCACGACCACGGGCACGCTTTCACCGGCTTCAATGCGCTCGAGCGCGAGGGCCTGGTCGTGGCCAGCCGGCGGAACATGCTCAAGGCGAGCGTGGCGGGCCTCGCCGGCCTGGGCCTGCCCGACCTGCTCGAACTCCGCGCGCGGGCCTCGGCGGCGGGGACGCCGGTCAAGGGGCGCAAGGCGGTGATCCTGCTCTGGATGACGGGCGGTCCCAGCCACATCGACACCTGGGACCCGAAGCCGAACCGGCCGCTCGAAAACCGGGGGCCGTTCGGCGTGATCGCGTCGAAGCTGCCGGGCGTCTTCGTCTGCGAGCATCTGCCGAAGCAGGCGGCGATGCTCGACAAGTTCACGATCATCCGCTCCGTCGACGCCAAGTTCAGCAACCACGAGCCCAACAAGGTCTTCCAGACGGCCAACCTCGACGCCGAGCCCCGCCTGGCCGGCCCGAGCGCCGAGATGTATCCGGCCATCGCCTCGATCGTCGCCAAGCACCACGGTGCGAACCAACCGGGCATCCCGCCGTACGTGGCCTTTCAGACCTCGCGCAGCCACATCGCCTACGGCGGCCACCTCGGCCGAAGGTACGACCCGTTCATCGCCAACCGGGCGGGTCGACTGCCGATCTACAACGACGTCGGCGTCGACACCGGCAAGATGACCGAGGCCGACTTCTTTCACCTTCCCCGAGGGCTCACCCACGACCGGCTCAAAGACCGCCGCGCTCTCCTGACCGACATCGACGGCCTGCGGCGCGACCTGGACCGCTCGGCCGACGTCGAGGCGATGGGCCGTTACGGCCACGAGGCGATGGAGCTGCTGGTCGGCCGTCGCGCGCAGGAGGCGTTCGATATCAGCAATGAGCCCGAAGCGGTCCGCGACCGCTATGGCAAGCACCTCTGGTGTCAGCAGGCGCTGTTGGCCCGGCGGCTGGTTGAGGCGGGCGTCGCCTTCGTGACGCTCGATTTGAGCTATCACACGGCGTCGGGAACCTGGGACACGCACGGCGACAACATCCCGCCCTACGGCGGCATCAGCAAGGGGCTCAAGCCGCTCCTGCCGATCTTCGACCATTTGATCACGACGCTGGTCTCCGACCTCGGCGAGCGCGGGCTGCTCGACGACGTGCTGGTCGTCGCCATGGGCGAATTCGGCCGCACGCCGCTGATGGGCACTCAAGGGAGCACCGACGGCCGCAACCACTGGGCGGTCGTGATGTCGATGGCAATGGCGGGCGGCGGCCTGCGCCATGGCCAGGTGATCGGCTCGACCGAGTCCGACGGCGGCCACATCAAGGAGCGCCCCGTCACCCCCGGCGACCTCGCCGCCACCATCTACCGCCACATGGGCGTTCCCCTCGACGCCACCTACCCCGACGGCACCGGCCGCCCCCGCTTCATCGTCGACCGTGGCGAGCCGATCGCGGAATTATTCTGA
- a CDS encoding anti-sigma factor family protein, with amino-acid sequence MTCSDFADEVVAWDEGLLDEASASRLEAHLATCPECRGLLAEIRDLVGRLSGDERGRPVGSLVAPVMDQIAGRTIVQARRRAFVGRVSRAAAASIVIALGVGYLAFGPSRPGARVHAAGLKEAKAGMENAASATWKVSFYQELFAKGGRSGRWFRDANSDKSYSYKAPGRYRCEHLSPDGKVVFVAIEDRASGTRIEINHLNKTAALTTMGIAFESHYDPKGPFAMYLDAMESPDLIALPARKIEGVDAVGFRKEPPDGTPYPYDRIAFDFWLGAKSKTLVQCRWPGADLFDESDVAQNAVAFPIPREQGVDDGGRAYFLAPDAPDRPAYSGHVFHDIVFNPPLDDALFQLDAPEGYVVKAAQPPRIVETDVTGFLGVVADFFDGNFPDRFPHFSRDPEASKRYAKAERAVLTKANPSAAETALIEAMRRWYATGIPGPGPVHVFLRDQIAPGSWKYLGKGVKRGDKDRIVAWYRLKNASGYRVIHGDLSIKDASASELPLPVSP; translated from the coding sequence ATGACGTGCTCGGATTTCGCGGATGAAGTCGTCGCATGGGACGAGGGGCTGCTCGACGAGGCGTCGGCCTCGCGGCTCGAAGCTCACCTGGCGACGTGTCCGGAGTGTCGCGGACTGCTCGCCGAGATCCGCGACCTTGTGGGCCGGCTTTCCGGCGACGAGCGAGGCCGGCCGGTCGGTTCGCTGGTCGCGCCGGTGATGGACCAGATCGCGGGCCGGACGATCGTCCAAGCTCGGCGAAGAGCGTTCGTCGGGAGGGTGTCGCGGGCCGCGGCGGCTTCGATCGTGATCGCGTTGGGCGTCGGCTACCTGGCGTTCGGCCCGAGCCGTCCGGGGGCGCGGGTACACGCGGCCGGTTTGAAGGAGGCGAAGGCCGGGATGGAGAACGCCGCATCCGCCACCTGGAAGGTATCCTTCTATCAGGAGCTGTTCGCCAAAGGGGGGCGTTCGGGCCGCTGGTTCCGCGACGCGAACAGCGATAAGAGCTACTCTTACAAGGCCCCGGGCAGGTATCGGTGCGAGCACCTGTCGCCCGACGGTAAGGTCGTTTTCGTGGCGATCGAGGACCGGGCGAGCGGCACCCGAATCGAGATCAACCATCTCAACAAGACGGCCGCGCTCACGACGATGGGGATCGCGTTCGAGTCGCACTATGATCCCAAGGGGCCGTTCGCCATGTATCTCGACGCGATGGAAAGCCCCGACCTCATCGCCTTGCCCGCTCGCAAGATCGAGGGCGTCGACGCCGTGGGATTCCGCAAGGAGCCGCCCGACGGCACGCCGTATCCCTACGATCGGATCGCCTTTGATTTCTGGCTCGGGGCGAAGTCGAAGACGCTGGTCCAGTGCCGGTGGCCGGGCGCTGATTTGTTCGACGAGTCGGACGTCGCCCAGAATGCGGTCGCGTTCCCGATCCCGCGCGAGCAAGGAGTCGACGACGGCGGGCGGGCCTATTTTCTGGCGCCGGATGCGCCTGATCGGCCCGCGTATTCCGGCCACGTCTTTCACGACATCGTTTTCAACCCGCCGCTCGACGACGCCCTGTTCCAACTCGATGCGCCCGAAGGGTACGTGGTGAAGGCCGCCCAGCCCCCCCGGATCGTCGAAACCGACGTGACCGGATTTCTCGGCGTGGTCGCCGACTTCTTCGACGGAAACTTCCCCGACCGCTTCCCGCACTTCAGTCGCGATCCGGAAGCCTCCAAACGCTACGCCAAGGCTGAGCGGGCGGTGCTGACCAAGGCCAATCCTTCCGCCGCCGAAACGGCCCTGATCGAGGCGATGCGGCGGTGGTACGCCACGGGCATCCCCGGCCCCGGCCCGGTTCACGTCTTCCTTCGCGATCAGATCGCGCCGGGATCTTGGAAGTACCTCGGCAAGGGGGTGAAGCGGGGCGACAAGGACCGCATCGTCGCCTGGTACCGCCTCAAGAACGCGTCCGGTTATCGCGTGATCCACGGCGATCTCAGCATCAAGGACGCCTCCGCGTCCGAACTCCCCTTACCGGTCTCGCCCTGA
- a CDS encoding serine/threonine-protein kinase: MTQPERPRSSAIEPPPIDDADAALLVGLIDSLCAAARQGEEPDVETLAQSHPRIADELRSLWATIWVAETLAFADRPEPRIEEVDDHDELGRFGEYLLLDELGQGGMGVVFRAREPGRDRIVALKRLLRGLGSSPRDVERFRAEATAASHLAHPHIVPVFRVGDHAGQPYFTMQYVEGTTLASRLAEGPMPESEAARLLVPICRAIQYAHEQGVLHRDLKPSNILLDRGGHPYVSDFGLAKRLDLDGDLSLTPTGAILGTPGYMPPEQARDARRTPLGPACDVYSLGAILYQMLTGRPPFQAASPIETILLVLEHDPVPPRVLNPGVSPDLEMIALRCLQKQPELRYPTAGALADDLEAFLRDEPVSARSMSLRALASRLLGESHHAAVLENWGQLWIYHSVALLFFFGVTNALHLAGVTDRLPYVLLFTVGLGAWAAFFWSLRRKGGPISFVERQLAHIWGSGIVAINLVFLVEWLLGLPVLSLSPMIAVTNGMLFMTKAGILSGFYYFQAAAVFLAVFPMAWYPRYAPIIFGVVAGACFFVTGLKYKLRRQRGA, from the coding sequence ATGACCCAGCCCGAACGCCCCCGGTCTTCCGCGATCGAGCCGCCGCCCATCGACGACGCCGACGCTGCGCTCCTGGTCGGGCTGATCGATTCACTCTGCGCCGCCGCGCGACAGGGCGAGGAGCCGGACGTCGAGACCCTCGCCCAGAGTCACCCGCGCATCGCCGACGAGCTGCGGTCGCTCTGGGCGACGATCTGGGTCGCCGAGACGCTCGCCTTCGCCGACCGACCCGAACCACGAATTGAGGAAGTCGACGACCATGATGAGTTGGGCCGCTTCGGGGAGTACCTGCTGCTCGACGAGCTGGGCCAGGGGGGCATGGGGGTCGTGTTTCGCGCCCGCGAGCCGGGTCGAGATCGGATCGTGGCGCTGAAGCGGCTGCTGCGCGGGCTGGGCTCGTCGCCGCGCGACGTCGAGCGGTTCCGCGCCGAGGCGACGGCCGCGTCGCACCTCGCACATCCGCACATCGTGCCGGTGTTCCGGGTGGGCGACCACGCGGGCCAGCCGTACTTCACGATGCAGTACGTCGAGGGGACGACCCTGGCGAGCCGGCTGGCGGAAGGCCCGATGCCCGAGTCCGAGGCGGCCCGGCTCTTGGTTCCCATCTGCCGGGCGATCCAATACGCGCACGAGCAAGGCGTCCTCCATCGAGATCTGAAGCCGTCGAACATCCTCCTCGATCGCGGCGGCCACCCCTACGTCAGCGATTTCGGCCTGGCCAAGCGGCTCGATCTCGACGGCGATCTTTCGCTCACGCCCACCGGCGCGATCCTGGGGACGCCGGGCTACATGCCTCCGGAGCAAGCTCGCGACGCGCGGCGGACGCCGCTCGGGCCGGCGTGCGACGTGTACAGCCTGGGGGCGATCCTCTACCAGATGCTGACGGGGCGGCCGCCGTTCCAGGCCGCCAGCCCGATCGAGACCATCCTGTTGGTCCTCGAACACGACCCGGTCCCGCCGCGCGTGCTGAACCCCGGCGTGAGCCCGGACCTGGAGATGATCGCGCTGCGATGCCTCCAGAAGCAGCCCGAGCTGCGCTACCCGACCGCCGGGGCCCTCGCCGACGACCTCGAAGCGTTCCTCCGCGACGAGCCCGTGAGCGCCCGTTCGATGAGCCTCCGCGCCCTGGCGAGCCGCCTCCTGGGCGAGAGCCACCACGCGGCCGTCCTCGAGAACTGGGGCCAACTCTGGATCTACCACAGCGTCGCCCTGCTCTTCTTCTTCGGCGTGACCAACGCCCTGCACCTGGCCGGCGTGACGGATCGCCTACCCTACGTGTTGCTGTTCACCGTGGGCCTGGGCGCGTGGGCCGCGTTCTTCTGGAGCCTCCGCAGGAAGGGAGGGCCGATCAGCTTCGTCGAGCGCCAGCTCGCCCATATCTGGGGCTCGGGAATCGTCGCGATCAACCTGGTCTTCCTCGTCGAATGGCTCCTCGGCCTGCCGGTCCTCTCGCTCTCGCCGATGATCGCCGTGACCAACGGCATGCTGTTCATGACCAAGGCCGGCATCCTCTCGGGCTTCTACTACTTCCAGGCCGCCGCCGTCTTCCTGGCCGTCTTCCCCATGGCCTGGTATCCTCGCTACGCCCCGATCATCTTCGGGGTCGTCGCCGGCGCCTGCTTCTTCGTCACCGGCCTGAAATACAAGCTGAGGCGACAGCGTGGCGCATAA
- a CDS encoding DUF6624 domain-containing protein — MILVFLTCLLTQAPKPEPAPVKAPKLRDELQARVKEDQAARFAMIDFMAKHQTGAKSADGRTAVSLSPEQNKELQTLIKRVKKADDDNTAWLAEIVREHGWPGKSLIGESAAHDAWLLVQHADAHKDFQDDCLQKMKAAPAGEVAPRDVAYLTDRTLTNRGKKQIYGTQTRLENGKAVPFPIEDEANVDQKRKECGMQPLAEYLKQVEETYVKPKP; from the coding sequence ATGATCCTCGTCTTCCTGACCTGTCTACTGACGCAAGCCCCGAAACCCGAACCGGCGCCCGTCAAGGCTCCCAAGCTGCGAGACGAGTTGCAGGCCAGGGTCAAGGAGGATCAGGCGGCCCGGTTCGCGATGATCGACTTCATGGCCAAGCACCAGACGGGCGCCAAGTCCGCCGACGGCCGGACCGCCGTCAGTCTGTCGCCGGAGCAGAACAAGGAGCTTCAAACACTCATCAAACGTGTCAAGAAGGCCGACGACGACAACACGGCGTGGCTGGCGGAAATCGTTCGCGAACACGGTTGGCCGGGGAAGTCGCTGATCGGCGAATCCGCCGCTCACGACGCCTGGCTGCTGGTTCAGCACGCCGACGCGCACAAGGACTTCCAGGACGACTGCCTGCAAAAGATGAAGGCCGCGCCCGCCGGCGAGGTCGCCCCCCGCGACGTCGCCTACCTGACCGACCGGACCCTGACCAACCGAGGCAAGAAGCAGATCTACGGCACCCAGACCCGACTCGAAAACGGCAAGGCCGTCCCCTTTCCCATCGAAGACGAGGCGAACGTCGATCAAAAGCGGAAGGAATGCGGCATGCAACCCCTGGCCGAATACCTCAAGCAGGTGGAGGAGACGTACGTCAAACCGAAGCCGTGA
- a CDS encoding DUF1501 domain-containing protein, whose translation MRTEPNPGRRHFLRSAVAGSILMPALIDELTAADASKPPRGVDPLAPRPPHYPAKAKSVIFVYLSGGVSHVDSFDPKPRLFADHGKSVTLDHPETKNRPGYEKLYLKRPGWTFSPRGESGTEVSDLFPEIGGCVDDFALIRSMHTSHSNHYNATLGLHTGSFAFARPSLGSWLSFGLGSESKDLPSFVVIAPKVPYAGSQVWASDFLPGAHQGTRLTPGPEPIADLARRVPSSARQEMELAAIRDVNAAHLAARAGSDDGRLAARIRSFETAFGMQSAMPEALDVSRETDATLALYGLARGQADGFGWQCLAARRLVERGVRFVELIDTGSSGNWDSHGDMADHGRLAKNVDRPVAGLLRDLKSRGLMDEVLVVFTTEFGRTPFNNTVENKGREHHSWAFSSWLAGAGVKPGVVHGATDEHGVRAVVDPVHIHDFHATILHLMGLDHTRLTYRHAGRDYRLTDVHGEIVKGVLA comes from the coding sequence ATGCGAACCGAACCGAATCCGGGCCGCCGACATTTCCTCCGCTCGGCCGTGGCGGGCTCGATCTTGATGCCCGCACTGATCGACGAACTGACCGCCGCCGACGCCTCGAAACCCCCGCGCGGCGTCGACCCGCTCGCCCCTCGGCCGCCGCACTATCCGGCCAAGGCGAAGTCGGTGATCTTCGTCTACCTGAGCGGCGGCGTCTCGCACGTCGATTCGTTCGATCCCAAGCCCCGGCTGTTCGCCGACCACGGCAAGTCGGTGACCCTCGACCATCCCGAGACCAAGAACCGGCCGGGCTACGAGAAGCTCTATCTCAAGCGGCCCGGCTGGACGTTTTCGCCTCGGGGCGAGAGCGGCACCGAGGTCAGCGACCTGTTTCCCGAGATCGGCGGATGCGTCGACGATTTTGCGTTGATCCGATCGATGCACACCTCGCATTCGAACCACTACAACGCCACGCTCGGACTGCACACCGGCTCGTTCGCGTTCGCCCGGCCGAGCCTGGGCTCGTGGCTGAGCTTCGGGCTCGGCAGCGAGTCGAAGGACCTGCCGTCGTTCGTGGTGATCGCCCCCAAGGTGCCGTACGCCGGCTCGCAGGTCTGGGCCAGCGACTTCCTCCCCGGAGCGCATCAGGGGACGCGGTTGACCCCCGGCCCCGAGCCGATCGCCGACCTCGCCCGCCGCGTCCCATCGTCCGCCCGTCAGGAGATGGAGCTGGCCGCGATCCGCGACGTCAACGCCGCGCACCTGGCCGCGCGAGCAGGGTCGGACGACGGCCGGCTGGCGGCTCGCATCCGGTCGTTCGAGACCGCCTTCGGCATGCAGTCGGCCATGCCCGAGGCGCTCGACGTTTCGCGTGAGACCGACGCCACGCTCGCTCTTTACGGTCTGGCGCGCGGCCAGGCCGACGGCTTCGGCTGGCAGTGCCTGGCGGCCCGGCGTCTGGTCGAGCGCGGGGTTCGGTTCGTCGAGCTGATCGACACCGGATCGAGCGGCAACTGGGACTCGCACGGCGACATGGCCGACCACGGCCGCCTGGCGAAGAACGTCGACCGGCCCGTCGCCGGCCTGCTGCGCGACCTGAAATCGCGCGGGCTGATGGACGAGGTGCTCGTCGTTTTCACCACCGAGTTCGGCCGCACGCCGTTCAACAACACCGTCGAAAACAAGGGGCGCGAGCATCACTCGTGGGCCTTCAGCTCGTGGCTGGCCGGCGCGGGGGTGAAGCCGGGCGTCGTCCACGGCGCGACCGACGAGCACGGCGTTCGGGCGGTCGTCGACCCCGTCCACATCCACGATTTCCACGCCACGATCCTCCACCTGATGGGCCTCGACCACACGCGCCTGACCTACCGCCACGCCGGCCGCGACTACCGCTTGACCGACGTCCATGGCGAAATCGTCAAGGGCGTACTCGCTTGA
- a CDS encoding RNA polymerase sigma factor: MSQDDEDDVGRCLGGERDAFRGLVGRHEGPLIRYLTGQSGRGDLAVEVAQEAFVRAYFALSKLQSPALFRPWLLGIAERVLKETLRAKRRSAVALSVVTASGRASPAFDSPDDEGSEREGALNAAVAELPELYREVVLLRFHAGLSCVQIADKLNVSTGTVTSRLSRAYALLRQALRDSHLRLGLEHDAEAPR; this comes from the coding sequence GTGAGTCAAGATGACGAGGACGACGTCGGGCGATGTCTGGGCGGGGAGCGGGACGCTTTTCGGGGGCTGGTCGGTCGCCACGAAGGGCCGTTGATCCGGTATCTCACCGGGCAGTCGGGCCGGGGGGATCTGGCGGTCGAGGTCGCTCAGGAGGCTTTCGTCAGGGCGTACTTCGCGCTGTCGAAGCTGCAATCGCCCGCGCTCTTCCGGCCCTGGCTGCTGGGGATCGCCGAACGGGTGCTGAAGGAGACGTTGCGGGCCAAAAGGCGCTCCGCCGTCGCGCTGAGCGTCGTCACGGCCTCGGGCCGCGCGTCGCCGGCTTTCGACTCTCCGGACGATGAAGGCTCCGAACGGGAAGGGGCGCTGAACGCGGCTGTCGCCGAACTCCCGGAGCTGTATCGCGAGGTTGTCTTGCTTCGCTTCCACGCCGGACTGTCCTGCGTCCAGATCGCCGACAAGCTCAACGTGTCGACGGGGACCGTGACCAGCCGGCTTTCGCGCGCCTACGCTTTGCTGCGCCAGGCGCTTCGGGATTCTCACTTGAGACTCGGACTCGAACACGATGCGGAGGCGCCAAGATGA
- a CDS encoding PSD1 and planctomycete cytochrome C domain-containing protein — MTIRLLLSSLFLLAATAARGDDDLDFFEQRIRPILVEKCQSCHGPEKQKGGLRLDSKEAWRRGGGRGPAVVPKDVEQSPLIAAVRRDDDLAMPPSETAKLNDREVADLVEWVRRGAPDPREGVAQIGGMTRDEASRLWSLRPVARPVVPARQSLTGNAIDAFLDARIGSSGLTVAPRADKRTLIRRVTFDLTGLPPTLDEVKIFEADESPGAFAKVVDRLLASPHYGERWGRRWLDVVRYADTAGENSDRPLPHAWKYRNWVIAAFNADLPYDEFVRLQIAGDLMTAGRSPTETADRIVATGFLAIARRFGHDIDKDVHLTREDVIDTTGKAFLGLTIACARCHDHKFDPITADDYYALYGILAGTRLPFPGCEPTPAPRDLVPLATGGMAFAVAEGTPGDVPMHMRGDPEKPGVKVPRRWLEVLGGQPVPPGGGSGRLALAGWLTAPENPLAARVMVNRIWLGHFGRGIVATPSDFGSRGRPPTNPELLDWLASEFIASGWSVKAMHRLIVSSDAYQRSCETSVDADPENARVARFERRRLSAEELRDALLVAADRLDRTPGGPHPFPPESTWHFSQHDPFAATYPNDRRAVYQMTLRNRRDPFASLFDGADPNSSTPVRDESTVPTQALFFLNSPLVHECSERIAGRLGADRSEDQRIERLYEILLQRSPSMEERERGRKFVADYAGAVSDAEKPTAPWSALARVLIGGNEFLYVE; from the coding sequence ATGACGATCCGTCTCCTCCTATCCTCCCTGTTCTTGCTGGCGGCGACGGCCGCGCGCGGCGACGACGATCTGGATTTCTTCGAGCAGCGGATTCGTCCGATCCTCGTCGAGAAGTGCCAGTCGTGCCACGGGCCGGAGAAGCAAAAAGGGGGGCTGCGGCTCGACTCGAAAGAAGCCTGGCGGCGAGGGGGCGGTCGTGGGCCGGCTGTTGTACCGAAGGATGTCGAGCAAAGCCCGCTGATCGCAGCGGTGCGCCGCGACGACGACCTCGCCATGCCGCCGAGCGAGACCGCCAAGCTGAATGACCGCGAGGTCGCCGACCTGGTCGAATGGGTCCGCCGAGGCGCGCCCGATCCTCGGGAAGGGGTCGCCCAGATCGGCGGCATGACCCGTGACGAGGCGTCCCGGCTCTGGTCGCTGCGGCCCGTCGCTCGTCCAGTCGTTCCCGCGAGGCAGAGCTTGACCGGAAACGCGATCGACGCGTTCCTCGACGCCCGGATCGGTTCGTCCGGGTTGACCGTCGCGCCTCGGGCGGACAAGCGGACGTTGATCCGCCGGGTCACGTTCGACCTGACCGGATTGCCGCCGACGCTCGACGAGGTGAAGATTTTCGAGGCCGACGAATCGCCTGGGGCGTTCGCGAAGGTCGTCGACCGCCTGCTCGCCTCGCCGCATTACGGCGAGCGGTGGGGAAGGCGCTGGCTGGACGTCGTCCGCTACGCCGATACGGCCGGCGAGAACTCGGACCGGCCGTTGCCCCACGCCTGGAAGTACCGCAACTGGGTGATCGCGGCGTTCAACGCCGACCTGCCGTACGACGAGTTCGTCCGGCTCCAGATCGCCGGCGACCTGATGACGGCCGGTCGTAGCCCGACCGAGACGGCCGACCGGATCGTGGCCACGGGGTTCCTGGCCATCGCCCGGCGGTTCGGGCACGACATCGACAAGGACGTGCACCTGACCCGCGAGGACGTCATCGACACGACCGGCAAGGCGTTCCTCGGCCTGACGATCGCCTGCGCGCGGTGCCACGACCACAAGTTCGACCCGATCACGGCCGACGACTATTACGCGCTCTACGGGATTCTCGCCGGCACCCGGCTGCCGTTCCCCGGCTGCGAGCCCACCCCCGCGCCGCGCGATCTCGTGCCGCTGGCGACCGGCGGGATGGCCTTCGCGGTGGCCGAGGGGACGCCGGGCGACGTGCCGATGCATATGCGCGGCGACCCCGAGAAGCCCGGCGTGAAGGTGCCGCGGCGATGGCTCGAAGTGCTCGGCGGCCAGCCCGTCCCGCCCGGCGGCGGCAGCGGCCGGCTCGCCCTCGCCGGCTGGCTGACGGCCCCCGAAAACCCCCTCGCCGCGCGGGTGATGGTCAACCGGATCTGGCTCGGCCACTTCGGTCGGGGTATCGTGGCCACGCCGTCCGACTTCGGTTCGCGCGGCCGGCCGCCGACGAACCCCGAGCTGCTCGACTGGCTGGCGTCGGAGTTCATCGCCTCGGGCTGGAGCGTCAAGGCGATGCACCGGCTGATCGTGTCGTCCGACGCCTACCAGCGGTCGTGCGAGACGTCCGTCGACGCCGATCCTGAGAACGCCCGCGTCGCCCGGTTCGAGCGCCGGCGGCTCTCGGCCGAGGAGCTGCGCGACGCCTTGCTCGTCGCGGCCGACCGCCTCGACCGCACCCCCGGCGGGCCGCACCCGTTCCCCCCCGAGAGCACCTGGCATTTCTCCCAGCACGACCCGTTCGCGGCGACGTACCCGAACGACCGTCGAGCGGTGTACCAGATGACGCTGCGGAACCGCCGCGACCCGTTCGCGAGCCTGTTCGACGGCGCCGACCCGAACTCCTCGACCCCGGTCCGCGACGAGTCGACCGTGCCCACCCAGGCGCTCTTCTTCCTCAACTCGCCGCTGGTCCACGAGTGCTCGGAGCGGATCGCCGGGCGGCTGGGGGCGGATCGGTCCGAGGATCAAAGGATCGAGCGGCTTTACGAAATCCTCCTCCAGCGGTCGCCGTCGATGGAAGAGCGCGAGCGAGGGCGGAAGTTCGTCGCCGACTACGCCGGCGCGGTGTCGGACGCGGAGAAGCCGACGGCCCCGTGGTCGGCGTTGGCCCGCGTGCTGATCGGCGGCAACGAGTTCCTTTACGTCGAGTGA